From Mus musculus strain C57BL/6J chromosome 17, GRCm38.p6 C57BL/6J, the proteins below share one genomic window:
- the Ehmt2 gene encoding histone-lysine N-methyltransferase EHMT2 isoform d (isoform d is encoded by transcript variant 4): MAAAAGAAAAAAAEGEAPAEMGALLLEKEPRGAAERVHSSLGDTPQSEETLPKANPDSLEPAGPSSPASVTVTVGDEGADTPVGAASLIGDEPESLEGDGGRIVLGHATKSFPSSPSKGGACPSRAKMSMTGAGKSPPSVQSLAMRLLSMPGAQGAATAGPEPSPATTAAQEGQPKVHRARKTMSKPSNGQPPIPEKRPPEVQHFRMSDDMHLGKVTSDVAKRRKLNSGSLSEDLGSAGGSGDIILEKGEPRPLEEWETVVGDDFSLYYDAYSVDERVDSDSKSEVEALAEQLSEEEEEEEEEEEEEEEEEEEEEEEEEDEESGNQSDRSGSSGRRKAKKKWRKDSPWVKPSRKRRKREPPRAKEPRGVNGVGSSGPSEYMEVPLGSLELPSEGTLSPNHAGVSNDTSSLETERGFEELPLCSCRMEAPKIDRISERAGHKCMATESVDGELLGCNAAILKRETMRPSSRVALMVLCEAHRARMVKHHCCPGCGYFCTAGTFLECHPDFRVAHRFHKACVSQLNGMVFCPHCGEDASEAQEVTIPRGDGGTPPIGTAAPALPPLAHDAPGRADTSQPSARMRGHGEPRRPPCDPLADTIDSSGPSLTLPNGGCLSAVGLPPGPGREALEKALVIQESERRKKLRFHPRQLYLSVKQGELQKVILMLLDNLDPNFQSDQQSKRTPLHAAAQKGSVEICHVLLQAGANINAVDKQQRTPLMEAVVNNHLEVARYMVQLGGCVYSKEEDGSTCLHHAAKIGNLEMVSLLLSTGQVDVNAQDSGGWTPIIWAAEHKHIDVIRMLLTRGADVTLTDNEENICLHWASFTGSAAIAEVLLNAQCDLHAVNYHGDTPLHIAARESYHDCVLLFLSRGANPELRNKEGDTAWDLTPERSDVWFALQLNRKLRLGVGNRAVRTEKIICRDVARGYENVPIPCVNGVDGEPCPEDYKYISENCETSTMNIDRNITHLQHCTCVDDCSSSNCLCGQLSIRCWYDKDGRLLQEFNKIEPPLIFECNQACSCWRSCKNRVVQSGIKVRLQLYRTAKMGWGVRALQTIPQGTFICEYVGELISDAEADVREDDSYLFDLDNKDGEVYCIDARYYGNISRFINHLCDPNIIPVRVFMLHQDLRFPRIAFFSSRDIRTGEELGFDYGDRFWDIKSKYFTCQCGSEKCKHSAEAIALEQSRLARLDPHPELLPDLSSLPPINT, from the exons atggcggcggcggcgggagcTGCTGCGGCGGCGGCCGCCGAG GGGGAGGCCCCCGCTGAGATGGGGGCGctgctgctggagaaggagccccGAGGAGCCGCCGAGAGAG TTCATAGCTCTTTGGGGGACACCCCTCAGAGTGAGGAGACCCTTCCCAAGGCCAACCCCGACTCCTTGGAGCCTGCCGGCCCCTCCTCTCCGGCCTCTGTCACTGTCACCGTCGGCGATGAGGGGGCTGACACCCCTGTCGGGGCCGCATCACTCATCGGGGACGAACCCGAGAGCCTGGAGGGAGATGGGGGTCGCATCGTGCTGG GCCATGCCACAAAGtcgttcccctcttcccccagcAAGGGGGGTGCCTGTCCCAGTCGGGCCAAAATGTCAATGACAGGGGCAGGAAAGTCGCCCCCCTCGGTCCAGAGTTTGGCCATGAGGCTGTTGAGCATGCCCGGGGCCCAGGGAGCTGCAACTGCTGGGCCTGAACCCTCTCCGGCAACAACTGCCGCCCAGGAGGGGCAGCCCAAAGTGCACCGAGCCCGGAAAACCATGTCCAAACCTAGCAACggacag cctccaatcCCTGAGAAGCGGCCCCCTGAAGTCCAGCATTTCCGCATGAGTGATGACATGCATCTGGGGAAGGTGACTTCAG ATGTGGCCAAAAGGAGGAAGCTGAACTCTGGTAGCCTG TCCGAGGACTTGGGCTCTGCCGGGGGCTCAGGAGATATAATCCTGGAGAAGGGAGAGCCCAGGCCCCTGGAGGAGTGGGAGACGGTGGTGGGCGATGACTTCAGCCTGTACTATGATGCGTACTCTGTGGATGAGCGGGTGGACTCTGACAGCAAG tctgaaGTCGAAGCTCTAGCTGAACAGttgagtgaggaggaggaggaggaagaggaggaagaagaagaagaggaggaggaggaggaagaggaggaggaggaagaagaggacgaGGAGTCGGGCAATCAGTCAGACAGG AGCGGTTCTAGTGGCCGGCGCAAGGCCAAGAAGAAATGGCGGAAAGACAGCCCGTGGGTGAAGCCATCTAGAAAACGGCGGAAACGAGAGCCTCCGAGGGCCAAGGAGCCAAGAG gAGTGAATGGTGTGGGTTCCTCAGGGCCCAGTGAGTACATGGAGGTTCCTCTGGGGTCCCTGGAGCTGCCCAGCGAGGGGACCCTCTCCCCCAACCACGCTG GGGTCTCCAATGACACGTCTTCACTGGAGACAGAACGCGGGTTTGAGGAGCTGCCCCTCTGCAGCTGCCGCATGGAGGCTCCCAAGATTGACCGCATCAGCGAGAGAGCAGGGCACAAGTGCATGGCCACAGAGAGTGTGGATGGAGAG CTCCTGGGCTGCAATGCTGCCATCCTTAAGCGGGAGACCATGCGGCCGTCTAGCCGCGTGGCGCTGATGGTGCTCTGTGAGGCCCATCGAGCCCGCATGGTCAAGCACCATTGCTGCCCGGGCTGCGGCTACTTCTGCACAGCG GGCACCTTCCTGGAATGCCACCCCGACTTTCGTGTAGCTCACCGCTTCCATAAGGCCTGCGTATCCCAGCTCAATGGGATGGTCTTCTGTCCCCACTGTGGAGAGGATGCCTCAGAGGCCCAGGAGGTGACCATTCCTCGGGGCGATGGGGGAACACCCCCAATTGGCACCGCAGCTCCTGCTCTGCCACCCCTGGCACATGATGCCCCAGGGCGAGCGGATACCTCCCAGCCTAG CGCCCGAATGCGAGGGCATGGAGAGCCGCGGCGCCCGCCCTGTGATCCCCTGGCTGACACCATCGACAGCTCAGGGCCTTCACTGACTCTGCCTAATGGGGGCTGCCTCTCCGCTGTGGGTCTGCCCCCAGGGCCGGGCAGGGAAGCCCTGGAAAAAGCCTTGGTCATCCAGGAGTCTGAGAG GCGGAAGAAGCTGCGATTCCACCCACGGCAGCTGTACCTGTCGGTGAAGCAGGGGGAGCTGCAGAAGGTGATCCTTATGCTGT TAGACAACCTGGACCCCAACTTCCAGAGCGACCAGCAGAGCAAGCGCACGCCCCTGCACGCGGCCGCCCAGAAGGGGTCGGTAGAGATCTGTCATGTGCTGCTGCAG GCAGGAGCCAACATCAATGCCGTAGATAAGCAACAACGCACGCCACTAATGGAGGCCGTGGTGAACAACCACCTGGAGGTGGCACGCTACATGGTGCAGTTAGGTGGCTGTGTCTACAGCAAG GAAGAGGATGGCTCCACCTGTCTACATCATGCAGCCAAAATTGGGAACTTGGAAATGGTCAGCCTGCTACTGAGCACAGGACAGGTGGACGTCAATGCCCAG gaCAGTGGGGGCTGGACGCCCATCATCTGGGCAGCCGAGCACAAGCACATCGATGTGATTCGTATGCTGCTGACCCGGGGTGCCGATGTCACCCTGACTGACAAT GAGGAAAACATCTGCCTGCACTGGGCCTCCTTCACGGGTAGTGCCGCCATCGCTGAGGTCCTTCTGAATGCCCAGTGTGATCTCCATGCTGTCAACTACCATGGGGACACGCCCCTGCACATAGCCGCCAGGGAGAGCTACCATGACTGTGTTCT GTTGTTCCTGTCTCGTGGAGCCAACCCTGAGCTTCGGAACAAAGAAGGAGACACGGCATGGGATCTGACCCCAGAGCGCTCTGATGTGTGGTTTGCACTGCAGCTCAATCGAAAGCTTAGGCTTGGGGTAGGGAACCGGGCTGTCCGCACCGAGAAGATCATCTGCCG GGACGTAGCCCGAGGCTATGAGAATGTACCCATCCCCTGTGTCAATGGTGTGGATGGGGAGCCGTGCCCGGAGGACTACAAGTACATCTCTGAGAACTGCGAGACATCGACCATGAACATCGACCGCAACATCACCCATCTGCAG CACTGCACGTGTGTGGATGACTGCTCCAGCTCCAATTGCCTATGTGGTCAGCTCAGTATCCGATGCTGGTATGACAAG GACGGGCGGCTGCTCCAGGAGTTTAACAAGATCGAGCCCCCCCTGATCTTTGAGTGTAACCAGGCATGCTCCTGCTGGAGAAGCTGCAAGAACCGCGTGGTGCAGAGCGGCATCAA GGTACGGCTGCAGCTCTACCGGACTGCCAAGATGGGCTGGGGGGTCCGAGCCTTGCAGACCATCCCCCAGGGCACGTTCATCTGCGA GTATGTAGGAGAGCTGATCTCTGATGCCGAGGCTGATGTGAGAGAGGATGATTCTTACCTCTTCGATTTAGATAACAAG GATGGCGAGGTTTACTGCATTGATGCCCGTTACTATGGCAACATCAGCCGATTCATTAACCACCTGTGTGACCCCAACATCATCCCTGTCCGGGTTTTCATGCTGCACCAAGATCTACGGTTCCCACGCATTGCCTTCTTCAGCTCCAGGGACATCCGGACTGGGGAGGAGCTGGG CTTTGACTACGGTGACCGATTCTGGGACATCAAGAGCAAGTATTTCACCTGCCAGTGTGGCTCTGAGAAGTGCAAGCATTCAGCGGAGGCCATCGCCCTGGAGCAGAGCCGCCTGGCCCGGCTGGACCCCCACCCGGAGCTGCTCCCTGACCTCAGCTCCCTGCCCCCCATCAACACCTGA
- the Ehmt2 gene encoding histone-lysine N-methyltransferase EHMT2 isoform a (isoform a is encoded by transcript variant 1), producing MRGLPRGRGLMRARGRGRAAPTGGRGRGRGGAHRGRGRPRSLLSLPRAQASWAPQLPAGLTGPPVPCLPSQGEAPAEMGALLLEKEPRGAAERVHSSLGDTPQSEETLPKANPDSLEPAGPSSPASVTVTVGDEGADTPVGAASLIGDEPESLEGDGGRIVLGHATKSFPSSPSKGGACPSRAKMSMTGAGKSPPSVQSLAMRLLSMPGAQGAATAGPEPSPATTAAQEGQPKVHRARKTMSKPSNGQPPIPEKRPPEVQHFRMSDDMHLGKVTSDVAKRRKLNSGSLSEDLGSAGGSGDIILEKGEPRPLEEWETVVGDDFSLYYDAYSVDERVDSDSKSEVEALAEQLSEEEEEEEEEEEEEEEEEEEEEEEEEDEESGNQSDRSGSSGRRKAKKKWRKDSPWVKPSRKRRKREPPRAKEPRGVNGVGSSGPSEYMEVPLGSLELPSEGTLSPNHAGVSNDTSSLETERGFEELPLCSCRMEAPKIDRISERAGHKCMATESVDGELLGCNAAILKRETMRPSSRVALMVLCEAHRARMVKHHCCPGCGYFCTAGTFLECHPDFRVAHRFHKACVSQLNGMVFCPHCGEDASEAQEVTIPRGDGGTPPIGTAAPALPPLAHDAPGRADTSQPSARMRGHGEPRRPPCDPLADTIDSSGPSLTLPNGGCLSAVGLPPGPGREALEKALVIQESERRKKLRFHPRQLYLSVKQGELQKVILMLLDNLDPNFQSDQQSKRTPLHAAAQKGSVEICHVLLQAGANINAVDKQQRTPLMEAVVNNHLEVARYMVQLGGCVYSKEEDGSTCLHHAAKIGNLEMVSLLLSTGQVDVNAQDSGGWTPIIWAAEHKHIDVIRMLLTRGADVTLTDNEENICLHWASFTGSAAIAEVLLNAQCDLHAVNYHGDTPLHIAARESYHDCVLLFLSRGANPELRNKEGDTAWDLTPERSDVWFALQLNRKLRLGVGNRAVRTEKIICRDVARGYENVPIPCVNGVDGEPCPEDYKYISENCETSTMNIDRNITHLQHCTCVDDCSSSNCLCGQLSIRCWYDKDGRLLQEFNKIEPPLIFECNQACSCWRSCKNRVVQSGIKVRLQLYRTAKMGWGVRALQTIPQGTFICEYVGELISDAEADVREDDSYLFDLDNKDGEVYCIDARYYGNISRFINHLCDPNIIPVRVFMLHQDLRFPRIAFFSSRDIRTGEELGFDYGDRFWDIKSKYFTCQCGSEKCKHSAEAIALEQSRLARLDPHPELLPDLSSLPPINT from the exons ATGCGGGGTCTGCCGAGAGGGAGGGGGCTGATGCGGGCCCGGGGGCGGGGGCGTGCGGCCCCCACGGGCGGCCGCGGCCGCGGTCGGGGGGGCGCCCACCGAGGGCGAGGTAGGCCCCGAAGCCTGCTCTCGCTGCCCAGGGCCCAGGCGTCTTGGGCCCCCCAGCTGCCTGCCGGGCTGACCGGCCCCCCGGTTCCTTGTCTCCCCTCCCAGGGGGAGGCCCCCGCTGAGATGGGGGCGctgctgctggagaaggagccccGAGGAGCCGCCGAGAGAG TTCATAGCTCTTTGGGGGACACCCCTCAGAGTGAGGAGACCCTTCCCAAGGCCAACCCCGACTCCTTGGAGCCTGCCGGCCCCTCCTCTCCGGCCTCTGTCACTGTCACCGTCGGCGATGAGGGGGCTGACACCCCTGTCGGGGCCGCATCACTCATCGGGGACGAACCCGAGAGCCTGGAGGGAGATGGGGGTCGCATCGTGCTGG GCCATGCCACAAAGtcgttcccctcttcccccagcAAGGGGGGTGCCTGTCCCAGTCGGGCCAAAATGTCAATGACAGGGGCAGGAAAGTCGCCCCCCTCGGTCCAGAGTTTGGCCATGAGGCTGTTGAGCATGCCCGGGGCCCAGGGAGCTGCAACTGCTGGGCCTGAACCCTCTCCGGCAACAACTGCCGCCCAGGAGGGGCAGCCCAAAGTGCACCGAGCCCGGAAAACCATGTCCAAACCTAGCAACggacag cctccaatcCCTGAGAAGCGGCCCCCTGAAGTCCAGCATTTCCGCATGAGTGATGACATGCATCTGGGGAAGGTGACTTCAG ATGTGGCCAAAAGGAGGAAGCTGAACTCTGGTAGCCTG TCCGAGGACTTGGGCTCTGCCGGGGGCTCAGGAGATATAATCCTGGAGAAGGGAGAGCCCAGGCCCCTGGAGGAGTGGGAGACGGTGGTGGGCGATGACTTCAGCCTGTACTATGATGCGTACTCTGTGGATGAGCGGGTGGACTCTGACAGCAAG tctgaaGTCGAAGCTCTAGCTGAACAGttgagtgaggaggaggaggaggaagaggaggaagaagaagaagaggaggaggaggaggaagaggaggaggaggaagaagaggacgaGGAGTCGGGCAATCAGTCAGACAGG AGCGGTTCTAGTGGCCGGCGCAAGGCCAAGAAGAAATGGCGGAAAGACAGCCCGTGGGTGAAGCCATCTAGAAAACGGCGGAAACGAGAGCCTCCGAGGGCCAAGGAGCCAAGAG gAGTGAATGGTGTGGGTTCCTCAGGGCCCAGTGAGTACATGGAGGTTCCTCTGGGGTCCCTGGAGCTGCCCAGCGAGGGGACCCTCTCCCCCAACCACGCTG GGGTCTCCAATGACACGTCTTCACTGGAGACAGAACGCGGGTTTGAGGAGCTGCCCCTCTGCAGCTGCCGCATGGAGGCTCCCAAGATTGACCGCATCAGCGAGAGAGCAGGGCACAAGTGCATGGCCACAGAGAGTGTGGATGGAGAG CTCCTGGGCTGCAATGCTGCCATCCTTAAGCGGGAGACCATGCGGCCGTCTAGCCGCGTGGCGCTGATGGTGCTCTGTGAGGCCCATCGAGCCCGCATGGTCAAGCACCATTGCTGCCCGGGCTGCGGCTACTTCTGCACAGCG GGCACCTTCCTGGAATGCCACCCCGACTTTCGTGTAGCTCACCGCTTCCATAAGGCCTGCGTATCCCAGCTCAATGGGATGGTCTTCTGTCCCCACTGTGGAGAGGATGCCTCAGAGGCCCAGGAGGTGACCATTCCTCGGGGCGATGGGGGAACACCCCCAATTGGCACCGCAGCTCCTGCTCTGCCACCCCTGGCACATGATGCCCCAGGGCGAGCGGATACCTCCCAGCCTAG CGCCCGAATGCGAGGGCATGGAGAGCCGCGGCGCCCGCCCTGTGATCCCCTGGCTGACACCATCGACAGCTCAGGGCCTTCACTGACTCTGCCTAATGGGGGCTGCCTCTCCGCTGTGGGTCTGCCCCCAGGGCCGGGCAGGGAAGCCCTGGAAAAAGCCTTGGTCATCCAGGAGTCTGAGAG GCGGAAGAAGCTGCGATTCCACCCACGGCAGCTGTACCTGTCGGTGAAGCAGGGGGAGCTGCAGAAGGTGATCCTTATGCTGT TAGACAACCTGGACCCCAACTTCCAGAGCGACCAGCAGAGCAAGCGCACGCCCCTGCACGCGGCCGCCCAGAAGGGGTCGGTAGAGATCTGTCATGTGCTGCTGCAG GCAGGAGCCAACATCAATGCCGTAGATAAGCAACAACGCACGCCACTAATGGAGGCCGTGGTGAACAACCACCTGGAGGTGGCACGCTACATGGTGCAGTTAGGTGGCTGTGTCTACAGCAAG GAAGAGGATGGCTCCACCTGTCTACATCATGCAGCCAAAATTGGGAACTTGGAAATGGTCAGCCTGCTACTGAGCACAGGACAGGTGGACGTCAATGCCCAG gaCAGTGGGGGCTGGACGCCCATCATCTGGGCAGCCGAGCACAAGCACATCGATGTGATTCGTATGCTGCTGACCCGGGGTGCCGATGTCACCCTGACTGACAAT GAGGAAAACATCTGCCTGCACTGGGCCTCCTTCACGGGTAGTGCCGCCATCGCTGAGGTCCTTCTGAATGCCCAGTGTGATCTCCATGCTGTCAACTACCATGGGGACACGCCCCTGCACATAGCCGCCAGGGAGAGCTACCATGACTGTGTTCT GTTGTTCCTGTCTCGTGGAGCCAACCCTGAGCTTCGGAACAAAGAAGGAGACACGGCATGGGATCTGACCCCAGAGCGCTCTGATGTGTGGTTTGCACTGCAGCTCAATCGAAAGCTTAGGCTTGGGGTAGGGAACCGGGCTGTCCGCACCGAGAAGATCATCTGCCG GGACGTAGCCCGAGGCTATGAGAATGTACCCATCCCCTGTGTCAATGGTGTGGATGGGGAGCCGTGCCCGGAGGACTACAAGTACATCTCTGAGAACTGCGAGACATCGACCATGAACATCGACCGCAACATCACCCATCTGCAG CACTGCACGTGTGTGGATGACTGCTCCAGCTCCAATTGCCTATGTGGTCAGCTCAGTATCCGATGCTGGTATGACAAG GACGGGCGGCTGCTCCAGGAGTTTAACAAGATCGAGCCCCCCCTGATCTTTGAGTGTAACCAGGCATGCTCCTGCTGGAGAAGCTGCAAGAACCGCGTGGTGCAGAGCGGCATCAA GGTACGGCTGCAGCTCTACCGGACTGCCAAGATGGGCTGGGGGGTCCGAGCCTTGCAGACCATCCCCCAGGGCACGTTCATCTGCGA GTATGTAGGAGAGCTGATCTCTGATGCCGAGGCTGATGTGAGAGAGGATGATTCTTACCTCTTCGATTTAGATAACAAG GATGGCGAGGTTTACTGCATTGATGCCCGTTACTATGGCAACATCAGCCGATTCATTAACCACCTGTGTGACCCCAACATCATCCCTGTCCGGGTTTTCATGCTGCACCAAGATCTACGGTTCCCACGCATTGCCTTCTTCAGCTCCAGGGACATCCGGACTGGGGAGGAGCTGGG CTTTGACTACGGTGACCGATTCTGGGACATCAAGAGCAAGTATTTCACCTGCCAGTGTGGCTCTGAGAAGTGCAAGCATTCAGCGGAGGCCATCGCCCTGGAGCAGAGCCGCCTGGCCCGGCTGGACCCCCACCCGGAGCTGCTCCCTGACCTCAGCTCCCTGCCCCCCATCAACACCTGA